ACAAATTTGTCCCACCAAAGCAACGGAAAAACGCAACAGAAAAGGCCGACTCAAATGGGGTCGGCCCTATTTTCGGCAAACATTCGTGGTACCCGTTCAAAACTCGACGGTTACGGGTTTGAATGCGCTTTCTATGCGGTTTCGCTTACTTTATTAATTCGGTTTGGCTGTAGAATCGGCATGAGCGAAGAATTTCGTTTTCCTGAGGAAGTGACGATCTGTTTGAACTGGATTTCCCCTTCCACTTCCACACTTTCGCCTACTGCCTGAGGGATTTGCGAATCTTCGCTAAGAATCGGAATGATTTTGATTTTATCTCCGTTTACGACTACGCCATCATCGATTTCAAGAAACGTGATACAGTTGATATTGCGGTCTTCGCTGTCAAAATAGGCTCTTTTTCGAACGATTCTGCCGGTCAGTTTCACGGTACTCCCCCCTACCACCAGTTATACATCTTGTTTTACAATCGAGTCAACAAGCTTTATTTGTTTTATTTTATCATTTTTCCGTAAAAGGGGTAACAAAAAAATGAATTTCCAAAATTCGGTTCACTATTACCAAGAAGCGCTGCAATACATCGTTGGCGGTGTCAATTCGCCCTCCCGTTCTTTTAAGGCGGTTGGCGGCGGAGCGCCGGTTTTTATGGAACGGGGCAAAGGAGCTTATTTCTGGGATGTGGACGGCAACCGCTACATCGATTATCTGGCCGCTTACGGGCCTTTGATTCACGGTCATGGCCACCCGCATATCGCAAAAGCGATCGGACGGGCAGCCGAAAACGGGCTTCTGTACGGCACCCCCACCAAGCTCGAGATCGATTTTGCCAAAATGCTGCGGTCAGCCATCCCCTCTTTGGAAAAAATTCGATTTGTCAACTCCGGAACAGAGGCGGTAATGACCACGATCCGCGTGGCGCGGGCGTTTACGAAACGGAATAAAATCATTAAATTTGCCGGCTGTTATCATGGCCATTCCGATTTGGTGCTGGTCGCCGCCGGTTCCGGCCCGTCCACACTGGGGATCCCCGATTCGGCAGGCATTCCCCAATCGATTGCAAACGAAGTGATTACCGTACCGTTTAACGATTTAGGAGGACTGGCAGAAGCGCTGCAGCATTGGGGCCATGAAACAGCAGCCGTATTGGTGGAGCCGATTGTCGGGAATTTCGGGATGGTGCCGCCGGAGCCCGGTTTCTTGCAAGGCGTCAATGAGTTAACCCATCGCTATGGAGCGCTGGTGATCTATGACGAAGTAATTACCGCCTTCCGCTTTCATTATGGCGGTGCGCAGGATCTATTGAACGTATATCCGGACATGACAGCACTTGGCAAAATTATCGGCGGCGGTCTGCCCATTGGAGCGTACGGCGGCAGGCAGGAGATCATGGAGCAGGTGGCGCCGCTCGGCCCTGCCTATCAAGCGGGTACGATGGCCGGCAATCCGGCATCCATCTCGGCTGGCATCGCCTGTCTCGAACTTCTGCAGGAAGCGGGCGTATACGATCGGATGGATCAGTTGGGACGAATGCTGGAAGAAGGATTGCTTGCGACAGCAAAGCGATATGGTCATCCGGTTGTGATAAACCGTATAAAAGGCGCCTTGACCTTATATTTCGGCAGAACGGAGCCGGTTCGCAATTATGACGATGCACAGTCGACTGACGGGGAGCAGTTCGGCCGATTTTTCAAATTGATGTTGGAAGAAGGCATTTGTCTCGCTCCTTCCAAATATGAAGCCTGGTTTGTTTCAACGGCTCATACAGAGGAAGATATTCAATATACGATTCAAGCCGCCGATCGGGCGTTTGCCAAATTGGCCGATCAGTAAGCAACGGACAACTTTCAGCCCATGCCGCACCTGAATATACATGCTTTACACAGGGCTTCCGCCTATGAAAGGGTGTGTATAGCGTATGGGCATTGAACTTACCGCATTGCATTGGATCTATCTGTTGTTTATTCTGCTGATCATTCTTGTGATGGTGTTGCGGCGGGACACCACACTGGTTTGCGTCATCGGGATTTTTGCAATCGCATTGCTGGCCACCCGATCACTGAGCCATGCACTAAGCAGTATTTTTAACGGGTTTATATTCGCGATTACAGAACTGTTGCCAACCATTCTGGTAATCTGTCTGATCGTTGCCATGAGCAGAGTGTTAACCAATTCGGGAGTCAATGAAACGATGATTCGTCCGATTGCGAAACTGATGCGTGGTCCTGGTATCACTTACTGGGTGATCGGAATTGTGATGATGGTAATCTCCTGGTTTTTCTGGCCGTCACCTGGCGTCGCGCTGATCGGGGCTGTTTTGCTGCCTGTCGCGCTGCGGGTCGGACTGCCTGCTTTGGGAGTAGCGATGGCGATGAACCTGTTTGGCCACGGGATCGCGCTGTCGGGGGATTTTGTCATTCAGGGGGCACCGTCGATTACCGCGAAAGCGGCCAACATTCCGGTTTCCGAAGTCATTTCGGCCAGCGTGCCGCTCGTATTCATCATGGGAATTGTTACCACTGTCATTGCGTATTGGTTATTGCGCAAAGATTTAAAAGCGGGGATCCTGCAAGTGAACCAAACGCAATTGAACGAGTTGTCAGGCCGTCCCCCCTCTGCCGTTTCCCCTTCCGTGAAATGGTTGGCAGTGCTGGTTCCGCTTCTGTTCCTGCTGGATATCATCGCTATGCTGTCGCTTCACCTGACAGGCGGCGATGCAACGGCGCTGTTGGGCGGCACGACTGTGCTGATTTTGATTTTGACCACTTTGCTGCATCATAAAACACAGCGAATGGAGACAATCACCCGTTATTTGATTGAAGGGTTTGAATTCGGTTTTAAAGTGTTCGGGCCTGTAATTCCAATCGCTGCTTTCTTTTACTTGGGAGATTCGGGCATCGGGAAAATTATTGGCGACGTGCTGCCAAAGGGATCGCTTGGCATCGTAAACG
The sequence above is a segment of the Effusibacillus dendaii genome. Coding sequences within it:
- a CDS encoding glutamate-1-semialdehyde 2,1-aminomutase; translated protein: MNFQNSVHYYQEALQYIVGGVNSPSRSFKAVGGGAPVFMERGKGAYFWDVDGNRYIDYLAAYGPLIHGHGHPHIAKAIGRAAENGLLYGTPTKLEIDFAKMLRSAIPSLEKIRFVNSGTEAVMTTIRVARAFTKRNKIIKFAGCYHGHSDLVLVAAGSGPSTLGIPDSAGIPQSIANEVITVPFNDLGGLAEALQHWGHETAAVLVEPIVGNFGMVPPEPGFLQGVNELTHRYGALVIYDEVITAFRFHYGGAQDLLNVYPDMTALGKIIGGGLPIGAYGGRQEIMEQVAPLGPAYQAGTMAGNPASISAGIACLELLQEAGVYDRMDQLGRMLEEGLLATAKRYGHPVVINRIKGALTLYFGRTEPVRNYDDAQSTDGEQFGRFFKLMLEEGICLAPSKYEAWFVSTAHTEEDIQYTIQAADRAFAKLADQ